From Pungitius pungitius chromosome 9, fPunPun2.1, whole genome shotgun sequence, one genomic window encodes:
- the stx8 gene encoding syntaxin-8, whose translation MSQDPWLQNYDATCRLAQETAENIHVRNRQQRTGGNPAKINMTLRASLQKLKQNIAQLKEGLLRASSSRRLMQSEADRRQNLIDDLLTREKQLNATFKGDFMEPEPSRSTLMGSGAGSSGGVVANPWLVNESEETTGLTFGEIKQQQQRIIEVQDAGLDALAAVISRQKIMGREIGNELDEQNEIIDDLSHLVDKTDDRIRNETRRVKLVETKSASCGMLVVIVLLLIAIVVIAAWPV comes from the exons ATGTCTCAGGACCCGTG GTTACAGAATTATGACGCCACTTGTCGCTTGGCACAGGAAACCGCAGAAAACATTCATGTGCGCAACAGGCAACAGAGAACAGGGGGAAACCCTGCAAAG ATCAACATGACACTGCGAGCATCACTGCAGAAGCTCAAACAGAACATTGCCCAGCTTAAAGAGGGTTTGTTGCGAGCATCATCAAGTCGGCGCTT GATGCAGTCAGAAGCTGATAGGAGGCAGAACCTCATTGACGACCTGCTAACCAGAGAGAAGCAGCTCAATGCCACCTTCAAGGGAGACTTCATGGAGCCTGAACCTTCAAG GTCGACGTTGATGGGCTCGGGGGCGGGATCGAGCGGAGGCGTTGTGGCCAACCCCTGGCTGGTCAACGAATCAGAGGAAACCACGGGGCTGACCTTTGGGGAGatcaaacagcagcaacaacgaaTCATCGAAG TGCAGGACGCGGGCTTGGACGCGCTCGCCGCCGTCATCAGCAGACAGAAGATAATGGGCCGGGAGATCGGCAATGAGCTGGATGAACAGAACG AAATCATTGACGACCTCTCGCACCTCGTGGACAAGACGGACGACAGGATTCGCAACGAGACCAGAAGAGTGAAGCTGGTGGAGACAAAGTCGGCCTCCTGTG GGATGCTGGTGGTGATCGTGCTGCTCCTCATCGCCATCGTGGTGATCGCCGCGTGGCCCGTGTAG